A portion of the Sphingobacterium spiritivorum genome contains these proteins:
- a CDS encoding RagB/SusD family nutrient uptake outer membrane protein, producing the protein MKKFKNITSRQFFGIGLSFILLITSCSKEYMDPSRADNNTALGTSQGLTAVAIGLQRVYTLGRTSVLFNSVTANGFVTNELKLLNAGNIPELQLSTGGSAVDGTNTILANLWTSSNKIVYDADLVLQNADKLGDKKYASGLIAYTSIFKAMAIGNMAQYWENVPNGVGYNVPFMTRKDAFNKAIEILDNALKVIEANPISSEFLGRIPKDINIINTLHALKSRYALFSENYTLAYDEALLVDLTQASSFGFDALSPNTLSAVVTSNNVFQPQNDALGLTGSNMPDAADKRIAFYTKYRGTPTTPPTIRMKGFADTTVTPFPIYLPGEVILTKAEVLARQNNIPDALKELNKVITKLPESDPFYKLGAGLPELKGNFTQQQIYDLIYKHRCIELYASGLKIEDMRRFNQPTADRKRNFFPYPFQERDNNTNTPADPSF; encoded by the coding sequence ATGAAAAAATTTAAAAATATAACTTCACGTCAGTTCTTTGGTATAGGTCTCAGCTTTATATTACTGATCACCTCCTGTTCCAAAGAATACATGGATCCGTCACGAGCGGATAATAATACTGCTCTCGGTACTTCACAGGGACTCACAGCTGTCGCAATCGGCCTGCAAAGAGTCTATACATTGGGACGTACAAGCGTACTCTTCAACTCTGTAACTGCAAATGGATTTGTAACCAATGAATTAAAACTTTTAAATGCAGGTAATATTCCTGAATTACAGCTTAGTACAGGAGGAAGCGCAGTGGATGGTACCAATACGATTCTGGCGAATCTATGGACAAGTTCCAACAAGATCGTCTATGATGCAGATCTGGTCTTGCAAAATGCAGATAAATTGGGGGATAAAAAATACGCTTCTGGCCTTATTGCCTATACCAGTATCTTTAAAGCAATGGCCATTGGCAATATGGCACAATACTGGGAAAATGTACCAAATGGAGTGGGATATAATGTTCCGTTTATGACCAGAAAGGATGCATTCAATAAAGCCATAGAAATATTAGATAACGCTTTGAAAGTTATTGAGGCAAATCCAATCTCTTCTGAATTTTTAGGTAGGATACCTAAAGATATAAATATTATCAACACGCTGCATGCACTGAAATCAAGATATGCTTTATTTTCGGAAAATTATACCTTAGCATATGATGAAGCTCTGCTAGTAGATTTGACACAAGCATCATCCTTTGGATTTGATGCTCTTTCTCCTAACACTTTATCAGCTGTTGTCACTTCAAACAATGTATTCCAGCCACAAAATGATGCTTTAGGTCTGACGGGAAGCAATATGCCTGATGCGGCTGATAAACGTATTGCCTTTTACACTAAATATCGAGGCACTCCAACTACACCTCCCACAATCAGGATGAAAGGCTTTGCTGATACAACAGTTACCCCATTTCCTATTTATTTACCCGGAGAAGTGATACTGACAAAAGCAGAAGTACTGGCGCGTCAGAATAATATTCCCGATGCTCTGAAAGAATTGAATAAAGTAATAACGAAGCTACCGGAATCTGATCCGTTCTATAAACTGGGAGCAGGATTACCCGAATTGAAAGGTAATTTTACTCAACAACAAATCTATGACCTGATCTACAAACACCGTTGTATAGAACTCTACGCTTCGGGATTAAAAATAGAAGATATGAGACGTTTCAATCAGCCTACAGCAGACCGCAAACGTAATTTCTTTCCCTATCCGTTTCAGGAAAGAGATAATAATACAAATACACCAGCCGATCCGTCTTTTTAA
- the trpS gene encoding tryptophan--tRNA ligase, giving the protein METVVSGIRSTGKLHLGNYYGALSNFVKMQNEYNCFFFIADLHSLTTHPTPHGLQQTVRQVVVEYLAAGIDPEKSTIYIQSDVPEVAELYLYMNMNAYMGELERAASFKDKVRADPNNVNAGLLTYPVLMASDILIHHGTKVPVGKDQEQHLEMTRTFGNRFNRLYEVDYFKEAFAFSYSDKLVKVPGLDGQGKMGKSNGDANCIYLSDTPDAIRKKVMRAVSDGGPTEMNQVKPEPIQNLFDLMKVVSPASTVQHFDDLYKKCEIRYGDFKKQLAEDMIIATDDVRSRIEEISADNDYISKVVKLGADKAGESARKTIKEVREIIGFKKFY; this is encoded by the coding sequence ATGGAAACTGTTGTTAGCGGTATCAGAAGTACCGGAAAATTACACTTAGGAAACTACTATGGTGCATTAAGCAATTTCGTAAAAATGCAAAATGAGTATAATTGTTTCTTTTTTATTGCCGATCTACATTCTTTAACCACCCATCCTACTCCTCACGGTCTTCAACAAACGGTGAGACAGGTAGTTGTTGAATATTTAGCAGCGGGAATCGATCCTGAAAAATCAACCATTTATATTCAGTCAGATGTACCTGAGGTCGCAGAGCTATATCTGTATATGAACATGAATGCTTATATGGGAGAGCTTGAGCGTGCAGCCTCTTTCAAAGATAAAGTCAGAGCTGATCCGAACAATGTGAATGCAGGTTTGCTGACCTATCCGGTATTAATGGCTTCAGATATTCTGATTCATCATGGAACTAAAGTACCTGTAGGAAAAGATCAGGAACAGCATCTGGAAATGACCCGTACCTTTGGGAACCGTTTTAACAGACTTTATGAAGTAGATTATTTCAAAGAAGCATTCGCTTTTTCCTATTCTGACAAGCTGGTTAAAGTACCGGGACTCGACGGACAGGGTAAGATGGGTAAATCCAACGGAGATGCCAATTGCATATACCTGTCAGATACACCGGACGCTATCCGTAAAAAAGTAATGCGTGCTGTATCAGATGGCGGACCTACTGAAATGAATCAGGTAAAACCTGAACCTATACAGAACCTCTTTGACCTGATGAAGGTCGTATCTCCGGCTTCTACAGTTCAACATTTTGATGATCTTTACAAAAAATGTGAAATCCGCTATGGCGACTTCAAAAAGCAACTGGCAGAAGATATGATCATCGCGACAGATGATGTCCGTTCTCGCATAGAAGAGATCTCTGCAGATAACGATTACATCTCCAAAGTTGTCAAACTAGGGGCTGACAAAGCCGGCGAATCTGCACGTAAGACCATAAAAGAAGTACGGGAGATTATTGGATTTAAAAAGTTTTATTAA
- a CDS encoding deoxynucleoside kinase, producing the protein MHIAIVGNIGAGKTTLTQLLANHFKYEPQFEAVDNNPYLEDFYADMKRWAFNLQIFFLNSRFRHIVQLQEKGIDMIQDRTIYEDAYIFAENLFDMGLMSERDFENYSNIFQSIIHYIKPPDLLIYLKASVPTLVNNIQRRGRDYESAIRLDYLSKLNDKYDKWINNYKDGKVMILDKDNLDFTSKPEDLGFIIQKIEAELFGLF; encoded by the coding sequence ATGCACATTGCTATTGTAGGAAATATCGGAGCAGGAAAAACAACCCTGACTCAGCTTTTAGCAAATCATTTCAAATACGAGCCTCAGTTTGAAGCAGTAGATAATAATCCATATCTGGAAGATTTCTATGCAGATATGAAAAGATGGGCATTTAATCTGCAGATCTTTTTCCTGAACAGCAGATTCAGACATATTGTACAGCTGCAGGAGAAAGGCATAGATATGATACAGGATCGTACCATATACGAAGATGCTTATATATTTGCTGAGAACTTATTTGATATGGGTCTGATGAGTGAGCGTGATTTTGAAAATTACAGTAATATTTTCCAGAGCATCATTCATTATATCAAACCTCCGGATCTGCTGATCTATCTGAAAGCATCCGTTCCGACCCTTGTCAATAATATACAAAGAAGAGGTCGCGATTATGAATCTGCAATCCGTCTGGACTATTTGTCTAAATTAAACGACAAATATGACAAATGGATCAACAACTATAAGGATGGTAAAGTGATGATACTGGACAAAGACAATCTGGACTTTACCAGTAAACCGGAAGATCTGGGTTTTATCATCCAAAAAATCGAAGCCGAACTCTTCGGACTTTTTTAA
- the kdsB gene encoding 3-deoxy-manno-octulosonate cytidylyltransferase, producing the protein MKTIGIIPARYASSRFPGKPLVDIAGKSMIQRVYEQVKQTPGLHEVVVATDDTRIEEHVRSFAGNVVLTSKIHESGTDRCAEVISKVSGFDIAINIQGDEPFINPLQIELLISCFENEHTQIATLVKEIHTETELLNVNIPKVVRNISGEAIYFSRQTIPFIRNTEQKNWLTSHQFYKHIGIYGYRTNILQELTRLPVSILEKAESLEQLRWVENGYRIQTAVTTHETIAVDTPEDLEHIMQTYFR; encoded by the coding sequence ATGAAAACTATTGGAATAATCCCTGCACGTTATGCATCCTCCCGGTTTCCGGGAAAACCGCTAGTCGATATTGCAGGAAAATCAATGATTCAGCGTGTATATGAACAAGTGAAGCAAACACCCGGTTTGCACGAAGTTGTAGTCGCTACAGATGATACCCGGATTGAGGAACATGTACGCAGTTTTGCCGGAAATGTAGTCCTTACATCTAAAATACACGAATCAGGTACAGATCGTTGTGCAGAAGTTATATCCAAAGTATCCGGATTTGATATCGCGATTAATATTCAGGGTGATGAGCCTTTTATAAATCCACTGCAGATCGAGCTGCTGATTTCCTGTTTTGAAAATGAACATACACAGATCGCAACACTGGTCAAAGAAATTCACACTGAAACCGAGCTGTTGAATGTCAATATACCAAAAGTAGTCCGGAATATAAGCGGTGAAGCTATATATTTCAGTCGTCAGACCATTCCGTTTATCCGGAATACCGAACAGAAAAACTGGCTTACTTCACATCAGTTTTATAAACATATAGGCATATACGGTTACCGCACAAACATCCTGCAGGAACTGACCAGGCTTCCCGTTTCCATTCTTGAAAAAGCGGAATCACTGGAACAACTGCGCTGGGTAGAAAACGGATACCGGATTCAGACTGCTGTGACTACACATGAGACCATCGCTGTAGATACACCGGAAGATCTGGAGCATATTATGCAGACGTACTTCAGGTAA
- a CDS encoding aldo/keto reductase: MIKNKLGKSDLEVSAIGFGCMSIRKSLTFSGVDLIMQAYEGGVNYFDTADLYDHGWNEEFVGKAVSSFRQDILLATKVGNQWRADGSGWDWKASKSYLIKTVETSLSRLNTDYIDLYQLHGGTIDDPIDEIIEAFEQLVTEGKIRYYGLSSIRPNVIREYAERSNIISVMMQYNLLDHRPEETMLDELLKKNISVVTRGTIAKGLLINKPAEAYLQFTAGEVQHAAKHITKIAEEKQVSPLSVAMGYVLQHPAVASAIMGIRTKAQLNEVLEASMTLDSFSAQDWTRLRQEMRPFLYTEHR, translated from the coding sequence ATGATAAAAAATAAACTAGGAAAATCAGATCTGGAGGTTTCTGCAATTGGATTTGGTTGCATGTCTATCCGTAAGAGTCTGACATTTTCCGGAGTAGACTTAATTATGCAGGCCTATGAAGGAGGTGTCAATTACTTTGATACGGCAGATCTGTATGATCATGGTTGGAATGAAGAGTTCGTCGGAAAGGCGGTCTCTTCTTTTCGACAGGATATTCTGCTGGCAACCAAAGTCGGCAATCAGTGGCGTGCAGACGGAAGTGGCTGGGATTGGAAAGCGTCCAAATCGTATTTAATCAAGACAGTGGAAACTTCTCTTTCCCGATTGAATACGGACTATATTGATCTGTATCAGCTTCATGGCGGAACTATAGATGACCCCATCGATGAAATTATTGAAGCTTTTGAGCAATTAGTGACTGAGGGCAAAATCAGGTATTACGGATTGTCCAGTATTCGTCCGAATGTGATACGTGAATATGCTGAAAGATCTAATATTATTAGTGTTATGATGCAGTATAATCTTTTGGATCATCGACCTGAAGAAACAATGCTGGACGAACTTTTGAAAAAAAATATCAGTGTAGTAACCCGGGGGACAATCGCTAAAGGGCTGTTAATAAATAAGCCTGCAGAAGCCTATCTGCAGTTTACTGCAGGAGAGGTGCAGCATGCGGCTAAACATATTACAAAAATTGCAGAAGAAAAACAGGTTTCGCCCTTAAGTGTGGCTATGGGGTATGTATTGCAGCACCCTGCTGTAGCTTCTGCTATCATGGGAATCCGTACTAAAGCACAATTGAATGAGGTCTTGGAGGCTTCGATGACATTAGATAGTTTTTCTGCTCAGGACTGGACTCGCCTGCGTCAGGAAATGCGTCCGTTTTTATATACGGAGCATCGTTAG
- a CDS encoding FKBP-type peptidyl-prolyl cis-trans isomerase has translation MRKVLAVGFLTALTLCAGAQVKKKSTGTSKKGVSAQRPAQQGIILKNSADSVSYALGFDIGSSVKPMELPLNVELMKKGLEEALKGSNGKFTKEQNVEIIRNAIQKAADAKNAVALKTENEFFAKNKTKAGIITTPEGLQYEILTKTEGPKPTREDEIVAHYKGTLLDGKTFDSSYDRGTPLTLSLQSVIEGWKLGIPLMSVGSKYRFYIPSKLGYGPNGSGPIPGNSTLIFDIELLEFKKEELKSYPVVDVTDDKK, from the coding sequence ATGAGAAAAGTTTTAGCGGTTGGTTTTCTTACTGCACTAACATTGTGTGCCGGAGCTCAGGTGAAGAAAAAAAGCACGGGTACATCCAAAAAAGGAGTATCTGCACAACGTCCTGCACAGCAGGGGATAATTTTGAAAAATTCTGCAGATTCTGTTTCCTATGCTTTAGGTTTCGATATAGGGTCCTCCGTCAAGCCTATGGAATTACCTCTAAATGTTGAGTTGATGAAAAAGGGCCTGGAAGAGGCGCTGAAAGGCAGCAATGGTAAATTTACGAAGGAACAGAATGTCGAGATTATTCGTAATGCTATTCAAAAAGCAGCTGATGCAAAGAATGCTGTAGCGCTGAAAACTGAAAATGAATTTTTTGCTAAAAACAAAACCAAAGCTGGTATCATCACAACTCCTGAAGGCCTGCAATATGAGATTCTTACCAAGACAGAAGGCCCTAAACCTACAAGAGAAGATGAGATCGTTGCACATTATAAAGGTACATTGTTGGACGGTAAAACATTTGACAGTTCATATGACCGTGGTACGCCACTTACCTTGAGTCTTCAAAGTGTAATTGAAGGTTGGAAATTAGGTATTCCTTTGATGTCTGTAGGTTCAAAGTACCGCTTCTATATCCCTTCTAAACTGGGCTACGGGCCAAATGGTTCAGGGCCAATTCCGGGAAACAGTACTTTAATTTTTGACATAGAATTATTAGAATTCAAAAAAGAAGAATTAAAGTCTTATCCAGTGGTTGACGTTACAGATGATAAAAAATAA